One window from the genome of Myripristis murdjan chromosome 6, fMyrMur1.1, whole genome shotgun sequence encodes:
- the tmem276a gene encoding transmembrane protein 178B, whose protein sequence is MAAMRTLTVAGLFLAFCALGLIAIAISTDNWYETDARRHRERCKNYSNKRNDPGYIYISNNNLPLRMLPKENNVERKGSSGGMLLRAKRHFLPPAPAMESLCSRQFNSTITGLWRKCHREGFDLETEDLIFKGLVQRCTPIKYYYSSAALPRNLPINLTKTIRQDEWHALHLQRMTASFIGMAISIIFFGWIIGVLGCCKEHDLMQYVAGLLFLMGGTCCIISLCTCVAGINFELSRYPRYMFGIPEDISHGYGWSMFCAWGGLGLTLLAGFLCTLAPSLYPPHTPVVHKPRQENGCV, encoded by the exons ATGGCTGCTATGAGGACTTTAACGGTGGCGGGTCtctttttggcattttgtgCTTTAGGCTTGATAGCGATAGCGATCAGCACTGACAACTGGTATGAGACAGATGCGAGGAGGCATCGGGAACGCTGCAAGAATTACTCCAACAAAAGAAACGACCCCGGGTACATTTACATCTCCAACAACAACCTTCCTCTCCGTATGCTACCAAAGGAGAATAATGTAGAGAGGAAGGGCTCCAGTGGAGGAATGCTGCTGCGGGCTAAGCGGCACTTCTTGCCTCCTGCTCCGGCCATGGAGTCCCTCTGCAGTCGGCAATTCAACTCTACCATCACCGGACTGTGGAGAAAGTGCCATCGGGAGGGATTTGACTTGGAGACGGAGGATCTGATCTTCAAAG GATTGGTTCAGCGCTGCACACcaataaaatactactactcATCAGCAGCGCTCCCGAGGAATTTGCCAATTAatctgacaaaaacaataagGCAGGATGAGTGGCATGCTCTTC accTACAGAGGATGACAGCGAGCTTCATCGGCATGGCCATATCCATCATCTTCTTCGGCTGGATCATAGGCGTGCTGGGCTGCTGTAAGGAGCATGATCTGATGCAGTATGTTGCTGGACTTCTTTTCCTTATGGGAG GGACGTGCTGCATCATCTCCCTTTGCACGTGCGTGGCCGGGATCAACTTTGAACTGTCTCGCTATCCTCGCTACATGTTTGGAATACCAGAGGACATCAGCCATGGGTACGGCTGGTCCATGTTTTGTGCCTGGGGTGGGCTGGGCCTTACGTTGTTGGCTGGATTCCTGTGCACGCTGGCCCCCTCCCTCTACCCTCCACACACCCCTGTGGTGCACAAGCCCAGACAGGAGAACGGCTGCGTGTGA
- the spi1a gene encoding transcription factor PU.1a, with product MDGYVISSEIIPNEPDIYRPPAELYSYLSNVGEVYEDHRWSYHSDRVQTDFENSPANHFTELQCVSPPQLLQPFRYSSEPLSLHPDPVLGPLSVSPQIPYYTPTLCYQYQPSASPLQYRSEEEQRGQSPPLEVSEGEDEYEGHNPSSLRRDTSNKRKMRLYQFLLDLLRNGDMSDSIWWVDQDKGIFQFSTKHKEALASHWGVQKGNRKKMTYQKMARALRNYGKTGEIKKVKKKLTYQFSGEVLRKLYSDSGRQYSH from the exons ATGGATGGTTATGTCATTTCATCT GAAATTATTCCAAATGAGCCAGATATTTATCGCCCACCTGCGGAGTTATACTCCTACCTCTCTAATGTGGGAGAGGTTTATGAAG acCATAGATGGAGCTACCACTCGGACCGTGTTCAGACGGACTTTGAAAACTCTCCAGCTAATCACTTCACGGAGCTTCAGTGTGTCTCTCctccacagctgctgcagccctTCCGCTACAGCAGCgagcctctctccctccacccgGACCCGGTGCTCGGGCCGCTCTCTGTGTCACCACAA ATCCCGTACTACACCCCTACCCTGTGCTACCAGTACCAGCCGTCTGCATCCCCCCTCCAGTACCgctcagaggaggagcagagaggacagagtCCCCCTCTTGAGGTATCAGAGGGGGAGGATGAGTATGAAGGCCACAACCCCTCATCCTTAAGGAGGGACACTA GTAACAAGAGGAAGATGCGCTTGTACCAGTTCCTGCTGGATTTGCTAAGAAACGGAGACATGAGCGACAGCATCTGGTGGGTGGACCAGGACAAGGGCATCTTCCAGTTCTCCACAAAACACAAGGAAGCTCTCGCCAGCCACTGGGGCGTCCAGAAGGGCAACCGCAAAAAAATGACCTACCAGAAGATGGCTCGAGCTCTGCGGAACTACGGCAAGACTGGAGAgattaaaaaagtaaagaagAAATTGACATATCAGTTCAGTGGGGAGGTGCTCAGGAAACTCTACTCAGACAGCGGGCGTCAGTATTCTCACTGA